A section of the Streptomyces sp. SCL15-4 genome encodes:
- a CDS encoding class I adenylate-forming enzyme family protein produces MGIFVGEAVPKRAVCSEGAWIDDLLLAGDGRTTVLHLSGPVGRGELRRLVATEQERLRAAGLAAGGTLAVRVPPSLACIVAMLAGWRTGAQVALLDHRLTPYEVGKAIARLTPQLVVEPVGDVTGRLRGHFDLATRVTPLHGGRPAATPHALLQLSSGSTGPSKVIGRTVGSLLAELDRYARLDGFPRRGERTVVLASVVHVLGLVGGLLHGLAAGSEVVLPGTQTVDGILRAVAAGDAPTTLLGVPSQAALLTAARTPPRLPQLRRMIVGGELVRADVWERFTRTYRADLGAMYGMTEAGVIATDLTGAHRPGLTPAPGMSVRVEDGQILLGLPASPYVGPADPARFVDGWLRTKDAGSLDEDTGLLTVHGRLDSQVSVGGLKVDLAEVEEVLGALPGVADAVVVQGTGIEAFVTVRDREVFDGLAAALAARLAPYKRPRTLHALPGIPRTVTGKPVRNAEVLRAAARAAAPAGGSAPGAGGDPAHLDVDTALA; encoded by the coding sequence GTGGGGATTTTCGTGGGGGAAGCGGTGCCGAAAAGGGCCGTTTGCAGTGAAGGTGCCTGGATAGACGACCTTTTACTCGCGGGGGACGGCCGTACGACCGTTCTCCATCTGTCCGGGCCGGTCGGCAGGGGGGAACTGCGCCGGCTCGTCGCAACGGAACAGGAGCGCCTGCGGGCCGCCGGCCTGGCGGCCGGGGGCACGCTCGCGGTGCGGGTGCCGCCTTCGCTCGCCTGTATCGTCGCCATGCTCGCCGGGTGGCGCACGGGGGCCCAAGTGGCCCTGCTGGACCACCGGCTGACCCCTTATGAGGTGGGCAAGGCGATCGCGCGGCTCACTCCGCAACTGGTCGTCGAGCCGGTCGGGGACGTCACCGGCCGGCTGCGCGGCCACTTCGACCTCGCCACCCGCGTCACCCCGCTGCACGGCGGCCGGCCGGCCGCCACACCGCACGCGCTGCTCCAGCTCAGCTCCGGCTCCACCGGCCCGTCCAAGGTCATCGGCCGCACGGTCGGAAGCCTCCTGGCGGAACTCGACCGGTACGCCCGGCTGGACGGCTTTCCCCGCAGGGGCGAACGCACCGTCGTCCTGGCCTCGGTCGTCCACGTCCTCGGACTCGTCGGCGGGCTGCTGCACGGACTCGCCGCCGGCTCGGAGGTCGTGCTGCCCGGCACCCAGACGGTCGACGGCATCCTCAGGGCCGTCGCCGCGGGCGACGCGCCGACCACCCTCCTCGGCGTCCCCTCGCAGGCCGCGCTCCTCACCGCGGCCCGGACCCCGCCCCGCCTCCCCCAGCTGCGCCGGATGATCGTCGGCGGCGAACTGGTGCGCGCGGACGTCTGGGAGCGGTTCACCCGCACCTACCGCGCCGACCTCGGCGCCATGTACGGCATGACGGAGGCCGGGGTCATCGCCACCGACCTCACCGGCGCCCACCGTCCCGGCCTCACCCCGGCACCCGGGATGAGCGTGCGCGTCGAGGACGGGCAGATCCTGCTGGGACTGCCCGCCAGCCCGTACGTGGGACCGGCCGACCCGGCCCGGTTCGTCGACGGCTGGCTGCGCACCAAGGACGCGGGCAGCCTGGACGAGGACACCGGCCTGCTCACCGTCCACGGACGGCTGGACTCGCAGGTCTCCGTCGGCGGGCTGAAGGTCGACCTCGCCGAGGTCGAGGAGGTGCTCGGCGCCCTGCCGGGAGTCGCCGACGCCGTGGTCGTCCAGGGCACCGGCATCGAGGCCTTCGTCACCGTGCGGGACCGGGAGGTCTTCGACGGCCTCGCCGCCGCGCTCGCCGCACGGCTCGCGCCGTACAAGCGGCCCCGCACGCTGCACGCCCTGCCCGGCATCCCGCGCACCGTCACCGGCAAGCCGGTGCGCAACGCCGAGGTGCTGCGCGCCGCCGCGCGCGCCGCGGCCCCGGCGGGCGGGTCAGCTCCGGGTGCCGGAGGCGATCCGGCGCACCTGGACGTGGACACCGCCCTCGCCTGA
- a CDS encoding alpha-hydroxy acid oxidase translates to MRLVRDTVGGAEAREEHGVGAVALALHEYEAAARERLSGPVWDFLAGGSGTESMVTAGRAALDRIRLRPRCLVDVSDCDSRTSLLGADLAAPLGIAPMAYHRLVHPEGEVATARAAGETGTLLTVSMFASRTLEDIAAAATGPLWLQLYWLRRREPMLALVRRAEDAGYRALVLTVDAPRVAHRPRDARNGFAVPEDIRAVNLDPSLMSASHTGAPGASAIARHSREQFDASLTWSDLAWLRERTPLPLVLKGLLTAEDAELAVKHGVDAIVVSNHGGRQLDFAQPAVEALPEVAEAVSGRCPVILDGSVRHGADIAKALCLGAHSVFVGRPVLWGLTHSGTAGAAAVLRTLTEEFDEVMALMGAPRVHLFGPSGVTRR, encoded by the coding sequence GTGCGGTTAGTTCGGGACACGGTCGGCGGCGCGGAAGCGCGCGAGGAACATGGGGTGGGCGCGGTGGCGTTGGCGCTGCACGAGTACGAGGCCGCGGCACGGGAGCGGCTGTCCGGCCCGGTCTGGGACTTCCTGGCGGGCGGGAGCGGCACCGAGTCGATGGTGACGGCCGGCCGCGCCGCCCTCGACCGGATCCGGCTGCGGCCACGCTGTCTCGTCGACGTCTCGGACTGCGACTCCCGCACCTCCCTGCTGGGGGCGGACCTCGCGGCACCGCTGGGCATCGCACCCATGGCCTACCACCGGCTCGTCCATCCCGAGGGCGAGGTGGCGACGGCGCGGGCCGCCGGCGAGACCGGCACGCTCCTCACGGTCAGCATGTTCGCGAGCCGCACCCTGGAGGACATCGCGGCGGCGGCCACCGGCCCGCTGTGGCTCCAGCTCTACTGGCTCAGGCGCCGGGAACCGATGCTCGCGCTGGTCCGCAGGGCCGAGGACGCGGGCTACCGCGCGCTCGTCCTGACCGTCGACGCGCCGAGAGTCGCCCACCGGCCGCGGGACGCCCGCAACGGCTTCGCCGTCCCCGAGGACATCCGCGCCGTCAACCTCGATCCCTCCCTCATGTCCGCCTCGCACACCGGCGCGCCCGGCGCGTCCGCCATCGCCCGGCATTCCCGGGAGCAGTTCGACGCCTCCCTCACCTGGTCCGACCTGGCCTGGCTGCGCGAGCGCACCCCGCTGCCGCTGGTATTGAAGGGCCTGCTCACCGCGGAGGATGCCGAACTCGCCGTGAAACACGGGGTGGACGCCATTGTGGTGTCGAATCACGGAGGACGGCAGCTCGATTTCGCCCAGCCCGCCGTGGAGGCGCTTCCGGAGGTCGCCGAGGCCGTGTCCGGGCGTTGTCCGGTGATCCTGGACGGCTCGGTCCGGCATGGCGCCGATATCGCGAAGGCGCTCTGTCTCGGCGCGCATTCCGTTTTTGTGGGGCGTCCCGTCCTGTGGGGACTGACGCATTCCGGAACCGCCGGCGCCGCCGCCGTCCTGCGCACGTTGACCGAGGAATTCGACGAGGTCATGGCCCTGATGGGAGCCCCTCGCGTCCATCTTTTCGGGCCCTCCGGGGTTACTCGTCGGTGA
- a CDS encoding TetR/AcrR family transcriptional regulator: protein MARTATDRRIERGNQTRRAILQRAVRIASVEGLEGLSLGRLAGELHLSKSGVFALFGSKEELQLATVRAAIKVFIEHVVQPARALPAGLGRLRCLCGNWLSYSARRVFPGGCFFYSVSAEYDARRGKVHDAVASAHGNWFTLVEQMIDEAKKAGEIRAGADTAQLAFELVALLEMANAESVLHANFTSYGRAADGIVSRLRDAATDPALIPDTL from the coding sequence TTGGCAAGGACAGCGACGGACAGGCGGATCGAGCGTGGCAACCAGACCCGGCGGGCGATCCTCCAGCGGGCCGTCAGGATCGCGTCGGTCGAGGGCCTGGAGGGACTGTCCCTCGGCCGTCTCGCGGGCGAACTGCACCTCAGCAAGAGCGGAGTGTTCGCCCTGTTCGGATCGAAGGAGGAGCTACAGCTCGCCACCGTGCGGGCCGCCATCAAGGTCTTCATCGAACACGTCGTGCAGCCGGCCCGTGCCCTGCCCGCCGGTCTCGGCCGGCTGCGGTGCCTGTGCGGCAACTGGCTCTCCTACTCCGCGCGGCGCGTCTTCCCGGGCGGCTGCTTCTTCTACTCGGTCTCGGCGGAGTACGACGCCCGCCGGGGCAAGGTGCACGATGCCGTGGCGAGCGCGCACGGCAACTGGTTCACTCTCGTCGAGCAGATGATCGACGAGGCCAAGAAGGCGGGGGAGATCCGCGCCGGCGCCGACACCGCCCAGCTCGCCTTCGAACTCGTCGCCCTGCTGGAGATGGCCAACGCCGAATCCGTCCTGCACGCCAACTTCACCAGCTACGGCCGGGCCGCCGACGGCATCGTCAGCCGGCTGCGCGACGCCGCCACGGACCCGGCGCTCATCCCCGACACCCTGTGA
- a CDS encoding alpha/beta hydrolase has protein sequence MPLDPQLRTLYDRRAAEGARPLYTMTLHEARAADLAAIRAASGTPEPVREVHDLTVPGPGGPLPVRVYRPAGEGPLPVLVYFFGGGWTLGSLDTSDALCRALANSAGCLTVSVGYRLAPEHKFPAAPEDCFAGLRWAAGHAGRFGGDASRLAVAGDSAGGNLAAAVTLMARDAGGPKLLTQLLVYPNTDYLADTPSRRENTDPLLFNDKSVHWYWDNYLATPEDGAHPLASPLRAADHTGLPPALVITAEYDPLRDEAEGYARRLRACGVPAETTRYPGTTHGFFTMSGTLDAARRAVEQAARHLRTAFAAAGKDRP, from the coding sequence ATGCCCTTGGACCCGCAGCTGCGGACCCTCTACGACCGGCGCGCGGCCGAGGGCGCCCGCCCGCTGTACACGATGACGCTCCACGAGGCCCGGGCCGCCGACCTCGCGGCCATCCGGGCGGCGTCCGGCACTCCCGAACCGGTGCGCGAGGTCCACGACCTCACCGTCCCCGGCCCCGGCGGGCCCCTGCCGGTCCGGGTCTACCGGCCGGCGGGCGAGGGCCCGCTGCCGGTGCTCGTCTACTTCTTCGGCGGCGGCTGGACCCTGGGCTCGCTGGACACCAGCGACGCGCTCTGCCGCGCCCTGGCCAACTCCGCCGGCTGCCTCACCGTCTCCGTCGGCTACCGGCTGGCCCCCGAGCACAAGTTCCCCGCCGCGCCCGAGGACTGCTTCGCCGGGCTCCGGTGGGCCGCCGGGCACGCCGGGCGGTTCGGCGGGGACGCGAGCCGGCTGGCCGTGGCCGGTGACAGCGCCGGCGGAAACCTCGCCGCGGCCGTCACGCTCATGGCCCGGGACGCGGGCGGCCCAAAGCTGCTGACCCAGCTGCTCGTCTACCCGAACACCGACTACCTGGCGGACACCCCGTCCCGCCGCGAGAACACCGACCCGCTGCTCTTCAACGACAAGTCGGTGCACTGGTACTGGGACAACTACCTGGCCACACCCGAAGACGGGGCCCACCCCCTCGCCTCACCGCTGCGCGCCGCCGACCACACGGGCCTGCCGCCCGCGCTGGTGATCACCGCCGAGTACGACCCGCTGCGCGACGAGGCCGAGGGCTACGCGCGGCGGCTGCGCGCGTGCGGGGTGCCCGCCGAGACCACCCGCTACCCGGGGACGACCCACGGCTTCTTCACCATGTCCGGCACCCTCGACGCGGCCCGCCGCGCCGTGGAACAGGCCGCGCGCCATCTGCGCACCGCCTTCGCCGCCGCCGGCAAGGACCGGCCGTGA
- a CDS encoding PLP-dependent aminotransferase family protein, with the protein MTDTTATTAAAPVTTDAVAAPALALQDLHASLTDPVLDAMNFLNEVVARFPDALSFAPGRPAEGTFETDDLARHLRSYTDHLEHTLGWPRDRVRTHLFQYGRTNGLIHDLIARTLANDEHIHVAPEAIVVTTGCQEAMLLTLRALFAGPEDTLLVSSPCYVGVTGAARLLDIRTHPVPEGADGPDPEAFRDAARKVRAAGGRPRALYVVPDFANPSGTSMTVAARERLLRVAAEEDLLILEDDPYGFFVRAGSARPTLKSMDRARRVLHLGSFAKTALPGARVGYVVADQEVIGPGGRRSLLADELSKIKSMTTVNTSAVGQAVIGGLLVECGCRLREANAEAIASYGANLATLLGELERHFPEERRRELGVRWNEPAGGFFLVVDVPFVVGTKALEHSARAFGVLWTPMSDFYADGGGDHRLRLSCSSLTPEEIVEGARRLALFIESAAREAAGRD; encoded by the coding sequence ATGACGGACACCACCGCCACCACCGCCGCCGCACCGGTCACGACGGACGCCGTCGCCGCCCCGGCGCTCGCGCTCCAGGACCTGCACGCCTCGCTCACCGATCCCGTGCTGGACGCGATGAACTTCCTCAACGAGGTCGTCGCCCGCTTCCCCGACGCCCTCTCCTTCGCCCCCGGCAGGCCCGCCGAGGGCACGTTCGAGACCGACGACCTCGCCCGCCATCTGCGCTCCTACACCGACCACCTGGAACACACCCTCGGCTGGCCGAGGGACCGGGTGCGCACCCACCTCTTCCAGTACGGGCGCACCAACGGCCTCATCCACGACCTCATCGCCCGCACCCTGGCCAACGACGAGCACATCCACGTCGCCCCGGAGGCGATCGTCGTGACGACCGGCTGCCAGGAGGCGATGCTGCTCACCCTGCGGGCCCTGTTCGCCGGACCCGAGGACACGCTCCTGGTCAGCTCGCCCTGCTACGTCGGCGTCACCGGCGCCGCCCGGCTGCTCGACATCCGGACCCACCCCGTCCCGGAGGGCGCCGACGGCCCCGACCCCGAGGCCTTCCGGGACGCGGCCCGCAAGGTGCGCGCGGCGGGCGGACGGCCCCGGGCCCTGTACGTGGTGCCGGACTTCGCCAACCCGTCGGGCACCAGCATGACCGTCGCCGCGCGCGAACGGCTGCTGCGCGTCGCGGCGGAGGAGGACCTGCTGATCCTGGAGGACGACCCCTACGGGTTCTTCGTCCGGGCCGGCTCCGCCCGCCCCACCCTGAAGTCCATGGACCGCGCCCGCAGGGTGCTGCACCTGGGGTCCTTCGCCAAGACCGCGCTGCCCGGCGCCCGCGTCGGATACGTCGTCGCCGACCAGGAGGTCATCGGCCCCGGCGGCCGGCGTTCGCTGCTGGCCGACGAGCTGTCCAAGATCAAGAGCATGACGACGGTCAACACCTCGGCCGTCGGCCAGGCCGTCATCGGCGGACTCCTCGTCGAGTGCGGCTGCCGGCTCCGCGAGGCCAACGCCGAGGCCATCGCCTCCTACGGCGCCAACCTGGCCACCCTGCTCGGCGAACTGGAGCGGCACTTCCCCGAGGAGCGCCGCCGCGAGCTGGGCGTGCGCTGGAACGAGCCGGCGGGCGGCTTCTTCCTCGTCGTCGACGTCCCGTTCGTCGTCGGCACCAAGGCCCTCGAACACTCCGCGCGCGCCTTCGGAGTGCTGTGGACACCCATGAGCGACTTCTACGCGGACGGCGGCGGGGACCACCGGCTCAGGCTCTCGTGCAGCTCCCTGACGCCCGAGGAGATCGTGGAGGGCGCGCGCAGGCTGGCCCTGTTCATCGAGTCGGCGGCGCGCGAGGCGGCCGGGCGGGACTGA
- a CDS encoding TIGR03086 family metal-binding protein — MDIRKLDRKAVLETVRLVRQAHPQDWDLPTPCAGWTLHQLVSHMAGQHRGFAAAASGGGADLAVWQPGALGDDPSAAYRDAAWAAIDGFARPDVLAREFVLPEISTSRRFPASTAIGFHLLDYVVHGWDVARTLGLPLDLDEEVVEAALAVALRVPNDERRLGPAPLFRPALPTAPGAGPLDLVLTALGRSPDWSAAAAGPV; from the coding sequence ATGGATATCCGGAAGCTCGACCGGAAGGCTGTGCTCGAGACCGTCCGCCTGGTGCGGCAGGCCCACCCGCAGGACTGGGATCTGCCCACGCCCTGTGCCGGCTGGACGCTCCATCAGCTCGTGTCCCACATGGCGGGCCAGCACCGCGGTTTCGCCGCGGCGGCCTCGGGGGGCGGCGCGGACCTCGCCGTATGGCAGCCGGGCGCGCTCGGTGACGACCCGTCGGCGGCGTACCGGGACGCGGCCTGGGCGGCCATCGACGGCTTCGCCCGACCCGACGTGCTCGCCCGTGAGTTCGTCCTCCCCGAGATCAGCACCAGCCGGCGCTTTCCCGCCTCGACCGCCATCGGCTTCCACCTCCTGGACTACGTCGTCCACGGCTGGGACGTGGCCCGCACGCTCGGCCTGCCCCTGGACCTGGACGAGGAGGTGGTCGAGGCCGCCCTCGCGGTCGCGCTGCGGGTGCCGAACGACGAACGCAGGCTCGGCCCCGCCCCGTTGTTCCGGCCCGCCCTGCCCACCGCGCCCGGCGCGGGCCCCCTCGACCTCGTCCTGACGGCGCTCGGCAGGTCCCCCGACTGGTCCGCGGCGGCGGCCGGCCCGGTCTGA